In Gemmata obscuriglobus, a single genomic region encodes these proteins:
- the pyrE gene encoding orotate phosphoribosyltransferase gives MSAQDRLKELFRARALQFGDFTLASGKKSTYYVNSKKVLFHAEALTLLGELLYDATKDLEFQAMGGLEVGAIPMAAAALTAFHRNGRHLEGFFVRKKAKEHGAKELVEGQVNAGDKVVVIDDVLTTGGSVVQAIEAVEAKGATVLRVVCICDRLQGAREALAKYDFRPLFTIRDFGIEPPKA, from the coding sequence ATGTCCGCACAGGATCGACTGAAAGAGCTGTTCCGCGCCCGCGCACTCCAGTTCGGGGACTTCACGCTCGCGTCCGGCAAGAAGAGCACGTACTACGTGAACTCGAAGAAGGTGCTGTTCCACGCCGAGGCGCTGACCTTGCTCGGCGAGTTGCTCTACGACGCGACCAAGGACCTCGAGTTCCAGGCGATGGGCGGTCTGGAGGTCGGGGCGATCCCGATGGCCGCGGCGGCGCTGACGGCGTTCCACCGGAACGGCCGGCACCTCGAAGGGTTCTTCGTGCGCAAGAAGGCTAAAGAGCACGGCGCCAAGGAACTCGTCGAGGGGCAGGTCAACGCCGGCGACAAGGTGGTGGTGATCGACGACGTGCTGACGACCGGCGGCAGCGTGGTCCAAGCGATCGAGGCGGTGGAGGCCAAGGGGGCAACGGTGCTCCGCGTGGTGTGCATTTGCGACCGGCTCCAGGGCGCGCGTGAAGCCCTCGCGAAGTACGACTTCCGCCCGCTGTTCACCATCCGGGACTTTGGCATCGAGCCGCCGAAAGCGTAA
- a CDS encoding 4a-hydroxytetrahydrobiopterin dehydratase: MSVSAAELTAKKCTACEGGTPPLAADQVAAHLAAVPGWALSDDGKLIRRKYKFTDFASAMAFLNRVADLAEAEDHHPDLHLTGYRHAAVELSTHAIGGLSANDFIVAAKIDALG, encoded by the coding sequence ATGAGCGTATCCGCCGCCGAACTGACCGCCAAGAAGTGTACCGCGTGCGAGGGCGGCACGCCCCCGCTCGCCGCGGACCAGGTGGCCGCGCACCTTGCGGCCGTCCCCGGATGGGCGCTCTCGGACGACGGCAAGCTGATCCGCCGGAAGTACAAGTTCACGGACTTCGCGTCCGCGATGGCGTTCCTGAACCGGGTCGCCGACCTCGCCGAGGCGGAGGACCACCACCCGGACCTGCACCTGACGGGCTACCGGCACGCCGCGGTCGAGCTGAGCACGCACGCGATCGGCGGGCTGTCGGCGAACGACTTCATCGTGGCGGCCAAGATCGACGCACTGGGCTAA
- a CDS encoding DUF6807 family protein codes for MTRTLPVLALLLATPLIAHAQKVEVTGGKADAADAVVVAPLPAGSNANSVTLPDGLHVPAQATADGKSLVFVLPKLKGGETVTATPTMLNYVKAPPQFKFATEKDGTTVLSFDGRKVLQYFNLPRDPANHYYTFKPFHNVYDPAKGEVLLTNTSAKSDKDGQFPHHRGLFFGFNRISYGEKQTADVWHGTNGVFSQHDKMLATEAGEVFGKHVSQISWHGKDGATFATEERAVTAYAAKSGTLIDWSTTLSTTLAKVRLDGDPQHAGFHFRANQEVSKNGKENTYYLRPDGKGKVGETRNWEPKAKEPNPKTINLPWNACSFVTGGKRYTVVRINHPDNPKETRGSERDYGRFGDYFEYDLTADKPLKLKYRVWVQEGEMTVEQCAALAEGFVHPPVAK; via the coding sequence ATGACACGCACGCTGCCCGTACTTGCGCTGTTGCTCGCGACCCCGCTGATCGCACACGCACAGAAGGTCGAGGTGACCGGCGGTAAGGCCGATGCGGCCGACGCCGTCGTGGTCGCGCCGCTGCCGGCCGGCTCGAACGCCAACTCGGTTACGCTGCCCGACGGCCTGCACGTCCCGGCCCAGGCCACCGCCGACGGCAAGTCGCTGGTGTTCGTCCTGCCGAAGCTCAAGGGTGGCGAAACCGTCACCGCTACCCCGACGATGCTCAACTACGTCAAGGCGCCCCCGCAGTTCAAGTTCGCCACTGAGAAGGACGGCACGACGGTCCTGTCGTTCGACGGCCGCAAGGTGCTCCAGTATTTCAACCTGCCGCGCGACCCGGCCAACCACTACTACACGTTCAAGCCGTTCCACAACGTCTACGACCCGGCGAAGGGCGAGGTCCTGCTGACCAACACGAGTGCGAAAAGCGACAAGGACGGCCAGTTCCCGCACCACCGCGGGCTGTTCTTCGGGTTCAACCGGATCAGCTACGGCGAGAAGCAGACCGCCGACGTGTGGCACGGCACCAACGGCGTGTTCTCGCAGCACGACAAGATGCTCGCGACCGAAGCCGGTGAGGTGTTCGGCAAGCACGTCTCGCAGATCTCGTGGCACGGCAAGGACGGCGCCACCTTCGCGACCGAGGAGCGCGCGGTCACGGCCTACGCCGCCAAGAGCGGTACGCTGATCGACTGGTCCACGACGCTCTCCACCACGCTCGCGAAGGTGCGGTTGGACGGCGACCCGCAGCACGCCGGGTTCCACTTCCGGGCCAACCAGGAGGTGTCGAAGAACGGTAAGGAGAACACCTATTACCTGCGCCCGGACGGCAAGGGGAAGGTGGGCGAGACGCGGAACTGGGAGCCGAAGGCGAAGGAGCCGAATCCGAAGACGATCAACCTCCCCTGGAACGCGTGCAGCTTCGTGACCGGCGGGAAGCGGTACACGGTGGTCCGCATCAACCACCCGGACAACCCGAAGGAGACGCGCGGCAGCGAGCGCGACTACGGCCGGTTCGGGGACTACTTCGAGTACGACCTCACCGCGGACAAGCCGCTGAAGCTCAAGTACCGGGTGTGGGTGCAGGAAGGGGAAATGACCGTCGAGCAGTGCGCCGCGCTGGCCGAAGGGTTCGTTCACCCGCCCGTGGCAAAGTAA
- a CDS encoding DUF6985 domain-containing protein — protein MTHEVFGKLRFKEADESWAGSAGLPRFAAVGQMPEPAPLTEEEAVRMAADMSAALEAMKEQMRAQFGERVDQALAELDRAAEAPEPAPAESDPKDQEREQRRAARREKNAALFAKGRFPVRVAAPGGAEPSPAQQESYRFLCDNEAAVYDAVVAQVWESFQSAYEQEHWRQVAGIKAAATVADLSGRFAVTRVDIAREARNGFAHLVFLLESDWQDEHGMVVTYAPDTREAHWTSWEGLYDLLESDEPESEAEQEEYVPSPHDLLLEAILTGDEPLARELVARGADINALGEDEYPPLWISVDQIEVEEVRRLLAFGADPNLPNPDEKTTPLKHAKRMYRDMGFAPAKKRDALLDGMMSLVREAAGERFHDIQLRLEEIIRLLEAAAKTES, from the coding sequence GTGACGCACGAGGTGTTCGGCAAACTGCGGTTCAAGGAAGCCGACGAGTCGTGGGCCGGGTCCGCCGGGCTGCCGCGGTTCGCGGCCGTGGGTCAGATGCCCGAACCCGCGCCGCTCACGGAGGAAGAGGCCGTCCGGATGGCCGCCGACATGAGCGCGGCGCTGGAGGCGATGAAGGAACAGATGCGGGCGCAGTTCGGCGAACGGGTGGACCAGGCGCTCGCCGAACTCGACCGCGCGGCCGAGGCGCCCGAACCGGCGCCCGCCGAGTCCGACCCCAAGGACCAGGAGCGCGAGCAGCGCCGGGCCGCCCGGCGCGAGAAGAACGCGGCGCTGTTTGCGAAGGGGCGGTTCCCGGTGCGCGTCGCCGCCCCCGGCGGGGCCGAGCCCTCGCCCGCTCAACAGGAGTCGTACCGGTTCCTGTGCGACAACGAAGCCGCGGTGTACGACGCCGTGGTCGCGCAGGTGTGGGAGTCGTTCCAGAGCGCGTACGAGCAGGAGCACTGGCGCCAGGTAGCCGGGATCAAAGCCGCGGCCACCGTCGCGGACCTGAGCGGCCGGTTCGCGGTCACGCGGGTGGACATCGCCCGCGAGGCCCGGAACGGGTTCGCGCACCTCGTGTTCCTGCTCGAATCCGACTGGCAGGACGAGCACGGGATGGTGGTGACCTACGCGCCCGACACGCGCGAGGCGCACTGGACCTCGTGGGAGGGCCTGTACGACCTGCTCGAATCGGACGAGCCCGAGAGCGAGGCCGAACAGGAGGAGTACGTCCCGTCGCCGCACGACCTGCTGCTCGAAGCGATCCTCACGGGCGACGAGCCCCTCGCGCGCGAGCTGGTCGCGCGGGGCGCCGACATCAACGCCCTCGGCGAGGACGAGTACCCGCCGCTGTGGATCTCGGTGGACCAGATCGAGGTGGAAGAGGTGCGGCGGTTGCTGGCGTTCGGCGCGGACCCGAACCTGCCCAACCCGGACGAAAAGACGACCCCGCTGAAGCACGCGAAGCGGATGTACCGCGACATGGGGTTTGCGCCGGCGAAGAAGCGGGACGCGCTGCTCGACGGGATGATGTCGCTGGTGCGAGAAGCGGCCGGCGAGCGGTTTCACGACATCCAACTGCGGCTCGAAGAGATCATCCGGCTGCTCGAAGCTGCCGCGAAGACCGAGAGCTGA
- a CDS encoding WD40 repeat domain-containing protein translates to MNAQLETAKTIVALKGHTAGVLALAFSPDRCLLASAAADGTARVWNVSGSKVGERSVLRKAGDLFHSLAFAPNSRTLAVGSGALNGMVWLYDVTDPIAVEAGVLRGARGAVDGLCFSADGKQVAGAGADRTVRVWEPRAGASADPRAMLVGHAHAVKAVAFTPDGTGLATAACDGSVRVWSVGRIRSTERAVLSHPSEVNAVAYSADGKTLATGAQDGVIRLWDVAALKPIVRAELKGTVGAVRAVLLLADGDTLVSAGDDLRVRNWSLRTGKPVREWEVPGESATRFAFTADGRYMAKGEAGGAVELFRVAEKRT, encoded by the coding sequence GTGAACGCGCAACTCGAAACCGCAAAAACGATTGTGGCCCTGAAGGGGCACACGGCCGGAGTCCTCGCCCTCGCCTTCTCTCCCGACCGGTGCCTGCTCGCCTCGGCCGCCGCCGACGGGACCGCCCGCGTGTGGAACGTGTCCGGCTCGAAGGTCGGCGAGCGCTCCGTGTTGCGTAAAGCCGGGGACCTGTTCCATTCACTCGCGTTCGCGCCCAACAGCCGCACCCTGGCCGTCGGGTCCGGGGCGCTGAACGGCATGGTCTGGCTGTACGACGTTACCGATCCGATCGCGGTCGAGGCGGGCGTGCTCCGCGGGGCGCGCGGGGCGGTCGACGGTTTGTGCTTTTCCGCGGACGGCAAGCAAGTGGCCGGAGCGGGCGCGGACCGGACGGTGCGCGTGTGGGAACCGCGGGCCGGTGCGAGCGCCGACCCGCGGGCGATGCTCGTCGGTCACGCACACGCGGTGAAGGCGGTCGCGTTCACACCCGACGGTACCGGGCTGGCGACGGCGGCGTGTGACGGCTCGGTGCGCGTGTGGTCGGTCGGGCGCATCCGTTCGACCGAGCGGGCGGTGCTATCGCACCCGAGCGAAGTGAACGCGGTCGCGTACTCGGCCGATGGCAAGACGCTCGCCACGGGCGCCCAGGACGGCGTCATCCGGTTGTGGGACGTGGCCGCACTCAAGCCGATCGTGCGGGCCGAGCTGAAAGGAACGGTTGGGGCGGTACGCGCGGTACTGCTTTTGGCTGATGGCGACACGCTGGTGAGCGCCGGCGACGACCTCCGGGTGCGCAACTGGAGCCTCCGCACCGGGAAACCGGTGCGCGAGTGGGAGGTGCCGGGCGAGTCGGCCACACGGTTCGCGTTCACCGCGGACGGCCGGTACATGGCGAAGGGCGAGGCCGGCGGGGCGGTCGAACTGTTCCGGGTCGCGGAGAAAAGGACGTAG
- a CDS encoding ArsR/SmtB family transcription factor, giving the protein MAKDPLDPQRCAKLLSALAAPERLKIVRFLADGPQNVTAIADMLRLKNVVNVSHHLSVLRNANLIRGKKIGRFVLYSLRPGVLEDAVEAGVPKDALNLGCCRIEMPNCRTEVE; this is encoded by the coding sequence GTGGCCAAAGACCCGCTCGACCCACAGCGCTGCGCGAAGCTGCTCTCCGCACTCGCGGCGCCGGAGCGGCTGAAGATCGTTCGGTTCCTCGCGGACGGCCCGCAGAACGTGACCGCGATCGCTGATATGCTGCGGCTCAAGAACGTGGTGAACGTGTCGCACCACCTCAGCGTACTGAGAAACGCGAACCTGATCCGCGGCAAGAAGATCGGCCGGTTCGTGCTGTACTCGCTCCGCCCCGGGGTGCTCGAAGACGCCGTCGAAGCCGGCGTCCCCAAGGACGCGCTCAACCTCGGCTGCTGCCGCATCGAGATGCCCAACTGCCGCACCGAGGTGGAGTAG
- a CDS encoding MBL fold metallo-hydrolase: protein MAKVTEPQPEPQVTFWGAAQTVTGSMHRLDAAGKTLLLDCGLFQGKRAESYARNRDFPFRTRDIDAVVLSHAHVDHCGNLPNLVRRGFAGPIYCTPATRALAAVMLGDAAKIQEEDANYLNQKRDRGDAKVQPLYDARDVYRTLTKMQAVPYGKPFHIGKGIEVTFADAGHLLGSATVHLRIGGPAGERRVTFTGDIGRPGLPILRDPEPIPPCDLLITESTYGGHTHEHVDETADKLGAVVRQTVERGGRVVIPAFAVGRTQTVVYFLHQLISAGKLPALPIFVDSPMASRATEVFRAHTECFDDETLALLGAHPDLFGEKHVRYVETVNESVKLNRFDRPCVIISASGMCEAGRVQHHLKHALGDARNTVLIAGYQAADTLGRRLVERRPEVRILGRLCPLKAEVVVLNGLSSHADHPDLLRMLGPLAGSTARVRLVHGDPERAAKLAEGLRGVGFADVEIPVRGDVVPV from the coding sequence ATGGCCAAAGTGACAGAACCGCAGCCGGAACCGCAGGTCACCTTTTGGGGCGCCGCGCAGACCGTCACCGGGTCCATGCACCGGCTCGACGCCGCGGGCAAAACGCTCCTGCTCGACTGCGGGCTGTTTCAGGGCAAGCGAGCCGAAAGCTACGCCCGCAACCGCGACTTTCCGTTCCGCACCCGCGACATCGACGCCGTCGTACTCAGCCACGCGCACGTGGACCACTGCGGGAACCTGCCGAACCTCGTGCGCAGGGGGTTCGCCGGTCCGATCTACTGCACCCCGGCCACCCGCGCGCTGGCCGCGGTCATGCTCGGCGACGCCGCCAAGATCCAGGAAGAGGACGCCAACTACCTGAACCAGAAGCGGGACCGCGGCGACGCGAAGGTGCAACCCCTCTACGACGCCCGGGACGTGTACCGCACGCTCACCAAGATGCAGGCGGTTCCGTACGGGAAGCCGTTCCACATCGGCAAGGGCATTGAGGTCACCTTCGCCGACGCCGGTCACCTGCTCGGCTCGGCCACCGTTCACCTGCGGATCGGCGGCCCCGCCGGTGAGCGCCGCGTCACCTTTACCGGAGACATCGGCCGCCCGGGGCTGCCCATCCTGCGCGACCCGGAGCCGATCCCGCCCTGCGACCTGCTCATCACCGAGAGCACCTACGGCGGCCACACCCACGAGCACGTCGACGAGACGGCGGACAAGCTCGGCGCGGTGGTGCGGCAGACGGTCGAGCGCGGCGGGCGGGTCGTCATCCCGGCGTTCGCGGTGGGCCGCACGCAAACGGTCGTGTACTTCCTGCACCAGCTTATTTCCGCCGGCAAGCTGCCCGCGCTGCCGATCTTCGTGGACAGCCCGATGGCGTCGCGCGCGACCGAGGTGTTCCGCGCACACACCGAGTGCTTCGACGACGAGACGCTCGCGCTGCTCGGCGCCCACCCGGACCTGTTCGGCGAGAAGCACGTCCGCTACGTCGAGACGGTCAACGAGAGCGTTAAGCTGAACCGGTTCGACCGCCCGTGCGTGATCATCTCCGCGAGCGGCATGTGCGAGGCCGGGCGCGTGCAGCACCACCTGAAGCACGCGCTGGGCGACGCGCGGAACACCGTCCTCATCGCGGGCTACCAGGCCGCGGACACGCTCGGCCGCCGCCTCGTCGAGAGGCGGCCGGAGGTGCGCATCCTGGGCCGCCTGTGCCCGTTGAAGGCCGAGGTCGTCGTGCTGAACGGGCTCTCCAGCCACGCCGACCACCCGGACCTGCTGCGGATGCTCGGCCCGCTGGCCGGTTCCACCGCCCGCGTGCGGCTGGTCCACGGCGACCCCGAGCGGGCGGCCAAGCTCGCAGAGGGATTGAGAGGGGTCGGGTTTGCGGACGTCGAAATCCCCGTGCGTGGCGACGTGGTGCCGGTGTGA
- a CDS encoding SET domain-containing protein produces the protein MVYFRLRPSTIPGAGVGVFAVTDIPKGTLMPELFAPGDVRRLTWEEFSELTVPDEVKNNFATRYETECFVPADFNRVSAGWYLNDSDEPNLAHDANYDYFTLRDVRAGEELFIRYDDL, from the coding sequence ATGGTGTACTTCCGGTTGCGACCGTCCACGATCCCCGGCGCGGGGGTCGGGGTGTTCGCGGTGACCGACATCCCGAAAGGGACCCTGATGCCGGAGTTGTTCGCGCCGGGCGACGTGCGGCGCCTGACCTGGGAAGAGTTTTCCGAACTCACCGTGCCGGACGAGGTGAAGAACAACTTCGCGACGCGGTACGAAACCGAGTGCTTCGTACCGGCCGACTTTAACCGGGTCAGCGCGGGGTGGTATCTGAACGATTCGGACGAGCCGAACCTCGCCCACGACGCCAACTACGACTACTTCACGCTGCGCGACGTCCGGGCCGGCGAAGAACTGTTCATCCGTTACGACGATCTGTGA
- a CDS encoding DUF1549 and DUF1553 domain-containing protein: MPRLSYLLAAAVVAGAPGAARAGDVPSFTADVVPLFTKAGCNQGACHGKGAGQNGFRLSLRGFAPEQDYKWVTREFDGRRIDRTRPEESLLLRKATGQTPHEGGRLFSATSREYGLLLDWLKAGHPGPSKGDVPVSKLELAPASQVLKPGEEVQLVATATFADGSRRDVTWLTKFDSNDPAYLAVTPGGRAKALRHGASAVRAMYLTEVAVTVIGVPFDRPLDGARFAAANNFVDTHVFAKLKELRVEPSDLCTDAEFVRRVLLDACGVLPTVDEVKAFVADPDPKKREQLIDAALARPEFTDYWALQLSDLFQNRKERDHDVRGVKGVRQFHAWLRKQVAANRPWDAIARDVLTATGPSTGSPAVGYFIVTVGEHRHGESSEAPESVAQAFLGTRIGCAKCHNHPLERYTQDDFYHFAAYFSRVKLDRKEAKDGATVLRVSHPDQNQNKNPVGVSQPRTGAFMKPQPLDRTPTDVKPTDDPRAQLANWITDPKNEYFTGAMVNRVWKHYMNVGLVEPVDDLRATNPPTNPALWAALNKEFVDKKLDLRALMRVVLNSRAYQLSSATRKGNETDPRFYSHYYARRLPAEVLLDAVCDLSGVPEHFAGYPMGTRAVQVPDPGANSYFLRAFGRSDRVTACACERTGEVSLPAVLNLLGGETVTQKLNAGGWVSELLAAEKDDDKVTDALFLRALARTPTATERETVRGLLKDASRNDVYKDMLWALVNSKEFLFNR, encoded by the coding sequence ATGCCAAGGCTCTCGTACCTACTCGCTGCAGCCGTTGTGGCGGGCGCGCCGGGAGCGGCCCGTGCGGGCGACGTTCCGTCGTTCACCGCGGATGTCGTCCCGCTGTTCACGAAAGCCGGATGTAACCAGGGCGCGTGCCACGGGAAGGGTGCCGGCCAGAACGGGTTCCGGCTGTCGCTCCGCGGGTTCGCTCCCGAGCAAGATTACAAGTGGGTCACCCGCGAGTTCGACGGCCGCCGCATCGACCGCACGAGGCCCGAAGAGAGCCTGCTGCTCCGCAAAGCCACCGGCCAGACCCCGCACGAGGGCGGCCGGCTGTTCTCGGCCACCAGCCGCGAGTACGGGTTACTCCTCGACTGGCTGAAAGCCGGGCACCCGGGGCCGAGCAAGGGAGACGTTCCGGTCAGCAAGCTCGAACTGGCGCCGGCGTCACAGGTGCTCAAGCCCGGCGAAGAGGTGCAACTGGTTGCGACCGCCACGTTCGCCGACGGCTCGCGGCGCGATGTCACCTGGCTCACCAAGTTCGATTCCAACGACCCCGCGTACCTCGCCGTAACACCAGGCGGCCGGGCGAAGGCGCTGCGCCACGGGGCCAGCGCCGTTCGCGCGATGTACCTCACGGAGGTCGCGGTCACGGTGATCGGCGTTCCGTTCGACCGGCCGTTGGACGGCGCGCGGTTCGCCGCCGCGAACAACTTCGTCGACACCCATGTGTTCGCGAAGCTGAAGGAACTGCGGGTCGAGCCGTCGGACCTGTGTACCGACGCGGAGTTCGTCCGGCGCGTGTTACTCGACGCCTGCGGCGTGCTGCCCACTGTTGACGAGGTGAAGGCGTTCGTTGCCGATCCGGACCCCAAGAAGCGCGAACAGTTGATCGACGCGGCGCTCGCGCGCCCGGAGTTCACCGATTATTGGGCGCTGCAACTGAGCGACCTGTTCCAGAACCGCAAGGAGCGGGACCACGACGTGCGCGGGGTGAAAGGCGTGCGGCAGTTCCACGCGTGGCTCCGCAAGCAGGTCGCCGCGAACCGCCCCTGGGACGCCATCGCCCGCGACGTGCTCACGGCCACCGGCCCGAGCACCGGGAGCCCCGCGGTGGGGTACTTCATCGTGACGGTCGGTGAGCACCGGCACGGCGAGAGTTCGGAAGCGCCCGAGTCGGTCGCGCAAGCGTTCCTGGGCACCCGGATCGGCTGCGCGAAGTGCCACAACCACCCGCTCGAACGCTACACGCAGGACGACTTCTACCACTTCGCGGCGTACTTCAGCCGCGTGAAGCTCGACCGTAAAGAGGCGAAGGACGGGGCGACCGTGTTGAGGGTCAGCCACCCGGATCAGAACCAGAACAAGAACCCGGTGGGCGTGAGCCAGCCGCGCACCGGCGCGTTCATGAAGCCGCAGCCGCTCGACCGCACGCCCACCGACGTGAAGCCCACCGACGACCCGCGGGCACAACTGGCGAATTGGATCACCGATCCGAAAAACGAGTACTTCACTGGGGCGATGGTGAACCGGGTGTGGAAGCACTACATGAACGTAGGATTGGTGGAGCCGGTGGACGACCTGCGGGCCACCAACCCGCCCACCAACCCGGCGCTGTGGGCCGCGCTCAACAAGGAGTTCGTGGACAAGAAGTTGGACCTGCGGGCGCTCATGCGTGTTGTGCTGAACTCCCGCGCGTACCAACTATCCAGCGCCACCCGCAAGGGCAACGAGACGGACCCACGGTTCTATTCGCACTACTACGCGCGCCGCCTGCCCGCCGAGGTGCTGCTCGACGCCGTCTGCGACCTCAGCGGCGTGCCGGAGCACTTCGCCGGGTACCCGATGGGCACCCGGGCGGTGCAGGTGCCGGACCCGGGGGCGAACTCGTACTTCCTGCGCGCGTTCGGCCGCAGCGACCGCGTAACCGCGTGCGCGTGCGAGCGCACCGGAGAGGTGTCCCTGCCGGCGGTGCTGAACCTACTGGGCGGCGAAACCGTGACCCAGAAGCTGAACGCCGGCGGGTGGGTGTCCGAGTTGCTCGCGGCCGAAAAGGACGACGACAAGGTGACGGACGCGCTGTTCCTGCGGGCGCTGGCCCGCACCCCGACCGCCACGGAACGCGAAACGGTGCGGGGGTTACTCAAGGACGCTTCGCGGAACGACGTGTACAAGGACATGCTGTGGGCGCTGGTGAACAGCAAGGAATTCCTGTTCAACCGGTGA
- a CDS encoding transposase — protein MPASRSGLSVVVVDGKKIKRMAKRLLPTRNRPGKRYGGKLLVAYLPAGGVAVGLAADADGEANDIRSVPHLLPTVREVVTGPRLRVADRQFCDRIPPRRFADGGDHFVVRYGHNTGFHPGPTRAAVTGTDADGRTVRQEWGWLGAEVQGERRLYVRRAPLIRPGDEDVGVITDRLDDRLHPGADLLAVYLTRWQIENVFQQITEVFHLQRLIGCRPPATVFQAACAWSCSTCCNWCGRTSRPGAPSTRPSRTCRPNRCSRT, from the coding sequence GTGCCGGCGAGCCGGAGCGGGCTGTCGGTCGTGGTGGTCGACGGGAAGAAGATCAAGCGGATGGCCAAGCGGCTGCTCCCGACCCGGAACCGGCCGGGCAAGCGGTACGGCGGGAAGCTGCTGGTCGCGTACCTACCGGCGGGGGGCGTGGCGGTCGGGCTGGCCGCCGACGCGGACGGGGAGGCCAATGACATCCGGTCCGTACCCCATCTGCTGCCGACCGTCCGCGAGGTGGTGACGGGTCCGCGGCTGCGGGTGGCCGACCGTCAGTTCTGCGACCGGATCCCGCCCCGCCGGTTCGCCGACGGCGGGGACCACTTCGTCGTCCGGTACGGGCACAACACCGGTTTCCACCCGGGCCCGACGCGGGCCGCGGTCACGGGCACCGATGCCGACGGCCGAACCGTTCGCCAGGAGTGGGGGTGGCTCGGGGCCGAGGTACAAGGGGAGCGCCGCTTGTACGTGCGGCGGGCCCCCCTGATCCGCCCGGGCGACGAGGACGTGGGGGTGATCACGGACCGTCTCGACGACCGGCTGCACCCCGGCGCCGATCTGCTGGCGGTGTACCTCACGCGCTGGCAAATCGAGAACGTATTCCAACAGATCACCGAGGTGTTCCACCTGCAGCGGCTGATCGGGTGCCGCCCGCCGGCGACCGTGTTCCAGGCGGCCTGTGCCTGGTCCTGTTCAACGTGCTGCAACTGGTGCGGGCGTACCTCACGGCCGGGCGCCCCGAGCACACGCCCGTCGAGGACGTGTCGGCCGAACCGGTGTTCGCGGACATGA
- a CDS encoding IS630 family transposase has translation MTPRKLEYGVIPPDADAAFVAHMELVLDTYALPYDCLYPVLNMDEQPIPLLKETRAPIPATKDHPRRVDYEYERAGTASIFMFCEALVGWRQVSVRERRTKVDWALEVAELLRTRYRDAVKVIVVCDNRNTHTIGAFYEAFDPETARALVRRSEFRHTPKHGSWLNVAECELGAMTRQCVQGRRFATIEELRVETAAWQDYTNDKQRSVDRQFRTDDARNRLKSLYPKIKT, from the coding sequence ATGACGCCGCGGAAGTTGGAGTACGGGGTGATCCCGCCAGACGCCGACGCGGCGTTCGTGGCGCACATGGAATTGGTCCTGGACACCTATGCCTTGCCTTACGATTGCCTCTACCCGGTACTCAACATGGACGAGCAACCGATCCCGTTGCTCAAGGAGACGCGGGCGCCGATTCCCGCGACGAAGGATCATCCGCGCCGGGTGGACTACGAGTACGAGCGGGCGGGCACGGCGAGCATCTTCATGTTCTGTGAGGCGCTGGTGGGGTGGCGCCAGGTGAGCGTACGGGAGCGGCGGACGAAGGTGGATTGGGCGTTGGAGGTGGCCGAGTTACTACGGACTCGCTACCGGGATGCCGTGAAGGTGATCGTGGTGTGCGACAACCGGAACACGCACACGATCGGTGCGTTCTACGAGGCGTTCGACCCGGAAACGGCGCGGGCGCTGGTGAGGCGATCGGAGTTCCGCCACACGCCCAAGCACGGGAGTTGGTTGAACGTCGCGGAATGTGAGCTGGGCGCGATGACGCGGCAATGCGTGCAGGGTAGGCGGTTCGCAACGATAGAGGAGTTGAGGGTAGAGACGGCCGCCTGGCAGGACTACACCAACGACAAGCAGCGTAGCGTCGATCGGCAGTTCCGCACCGACGATGCTCGCAACAGGCTCAAATCCCTCTACCCTAAAATCAAAACCTGA